The following are from one region of the Streptomyces changanensis genome:
- a CDS encoding bifunctional rhamnulose-1-phosphate aldolase/short-chain dehydrogenase, whose product MSSALPPPPAPAALLARSHRLGADPRNTNHAGGNTSAKGTGTDPVTGTDVDLLWVKGSGGDLATLTASGLAVLRLDRLRSLRDTYPGVEREDEMVAAFDHCLHGRGGAAPSIDTAMHGLVEAAHVDHLHPDSGIALACAADGEELTTACFGDRVVWVPWRRPGFQLGLDIAAVKEAHPQAVGCVLGGHGITAWGDTSEECEANSLYIIRTAEAFLAERGRPEPFGPVLQGYEALPAAERWARAAALAPYVRALASHDRPQVGHFTDTDVVLDFLSRAGHPRLAALGTSCPDHFLRTKVRPLVLDLPATAPLEATVGRLAELHAAYRDEYTAYYTRHAAPDSPAMRGADPAIVLVPGVGMFSFGRDKQTARVAGEFYVNAINVMRGAEAVSTYAPIEEAEKFRIEYWELEEAKLRRMPEPRPLATRVALVTGAGSGIGRAVAHRLAAEGACVVVADVDARSAAAVAEELGGPDTAVPVTVDVTDEEAVGAAFESAVLAFGGVDLVVNNAGISISKPLLETTARDWDVQHAVMARGSFLVSREAARIMTAQGLGGDIVYVVSKNAVVAGPNNVAYSATKADQAHQVRLLAAELGEHGIRVNGVNPDGVVRGSGIFAGGWGARRAATYGIEEEELGAFYARRTLLKREVLPEHVANAVFALTGGDLTHTTGLHVPVDAGVAAAFLR is encoded by the coding sequence ATGTCTTCCGCTCTCCCCCCGCCTCCCGCGCCGGCCGCCCTCCTGGCCCGTTCGCACCGCCTGGGCGCGGATCCGCGCAACACCAACCACGCCGGCGGCAACACCTCGGCGAAGGGCACCGGCACGGACCCCGTGACCGGTACGGACGTCGACCTGCTGTGGGTGAAGGGGTCGGGCGGTGACCTCGCCACGCTCACCGCGTCCGGCCTCGCGGTGCTGCGGCTCGACCGGCTGCGGTCGCTGCGGGACACCTACCCCGGGGTCGAGCGGGAGGACGAGATGGTCGCCGCCTTCGACCACTGCCTCCACGGCAGGGGCGGCGCCGCCCCGTCGATCGACACCGCGATGCACGGCCTGGTCGAGGCGGCGCACGTCGACCACCTGCACCCGGACTCCGGCATCGCCCTGGCCTGCGCGGCCGACGGGGAGGAGCTGACCACCGCGTGCTTCGGCGACCGCGTCGTGTGGGTGCCGTGGCGCCGGCCCGGCTTCCAGCTCGGCCTGGACATCGCCGCGGTCAAGGAGGCCCACCCGCAGGCCGTGGGGTGCGTCCTCGGCGGCCACGGCATCACGGCCTGGGGCGACACCTCGGAGGAATGCGAGGCGAACTCCCTGTACATCATCCGCACCGCCGAGGCGTTCCTCGCCGAGCGCGGCCGCCCCGAGCCCTTCGGCCCGGTCCTCCAGGGGTACGAGGCGCTCCCGGCGGCCGAGCGGTGGGCGCGGGCGGCCGCGCTCGCCCCGTACGTCCGGGCGCTCGCCTCCCACGACCGGCCCCAGGTCGGCCACTTCACCGACACGGACGTCGTCCTGGACTTCCTCTCCCGGGCCGGGCACCCGCGCCTGGCGGCGCTCGGCACCTCCTGCCCCGACCACTTCCTGCGGACCAAGGTGCGACCCCTGGTCCTGGACCTCCCCGCCACGGCTCCCCTGGAGGCCACGGTCGGCCGGCTGGCGGAACTGCACGCCGCGTACCGCGACGAGTACACGGCCTACTACACCCGGCACGCCGCCCCCGACTCCCCCGCGATGCGCGGCGCCGACCCGGCGATCGTCCTCGTCCCCGGCGTCGGCATGTTCTCCTTCGGCCGGGACAAGCAGACGGCGCGGGTGGCGGGCGAGTTCTACGTCAACGCGATCAACGTGATGCGCGGGGCCGAGGCGGTGTCGACGTACGCGCCGATCGAGGAGGCGGAGAAGTTCCGCATCGAGTACTGGGAGTTGGAGGAGGCCAAGCTCCGGCGCATGCCGGAGCCCAGGCCCCTGGCGACGCGGGTCGCCCTGGTGACGGGCGCCGGCAGCGGCATCGGCAGGGCCGTCGCCCACCGGCTGGCCGCCGAGGGCGCGTGCGTGGTCGTCGCCGACGTCGACGCCCGCAGCGCCGCGGCCGTCGCCGAGGAGCTCGGCGGCCCCGACACCGCCGTGCCGGTCACGGTCGACGTCACCGACGAGGAGGCGGTCGGAGCGGCGTTCGAGAGCGCGGTGCTCGCCTTCGGCGGCGTGGACCTCGTCGTCAACAACGCCGGGATCTCGATCTCCAAGCCGCTCCTGGAGACGACGGCGCGGGACTGGGACGTCCAGCACGCCGTCATGGCACGGGGCTCCTTCCTCGTCTCGCGGGAGGCCGCCCGGATCATGACCGCGCAGGGCCTGGGGGGCGACATCGTCTACGTCGTCTCCAAGAACGCCGTCGTCGCCGGCCCGAACAACGTCGCCTACTCCGCCACCAAGGCCGACCAGGCGCACCAGGTCCGGCTGCTCGCCGCCGAGTTGGGCGAGCACGGCATCCGCGTCAACGGCGTCAACCCCGACGGGGTCGTGCGCGGTTCCGGCATCTTCGCCGGCGGCTGGGGCGCCCGGCGCGCCGCGACGTACGGCATCGAGGAGGAGGAGCTCGGCGCGTTCTACGCCCGGCGCACCCTCCTGAAGCGCGAGGTGCTGCCCGAGCACGTGGCGAACGCGGTGTTCGCCCTGACCGGCGGCGACCTCACCCACACCACCGGGCTGCACGTGCCCGTCGACGCCGGCGTCGCCGCCGCGTTCCTGCGGTGA
- a CDS encoding rhamnulokinase, which produces MVGSVTPDDLDLAEVLRFANRPARLPEGLRWDVLALYAGVLDGLRAAGPVASVGIDGWAVDYGLLDADGHLLGPPAHYRDARTEGVAARARRTVPAERLYARTGVQDAPFNTLHQLLAARDSAQFTAARRLLLVPDLITYWLTGEAGTEVTNASTTQLLDPRTGRWAADVAEAFGIDLGLFAPFRHPGDPAGTLLPHVREHLGRADPVPVTTVASHDTASAVVAVPARDGERFAYICTGTWSLVGLELDAPVLTAASRAANFTNELGLDGTVRYLRNITGLWLLQECMRAWAEDDVGALLREAAAVPGLRSVVDASDPAFLPPGRMPERIADACRSTGQPVPSTRGETTRCVLDSLALAHRRAVEEAQRLADHPVDVVYVVGGAARNALLCRLTADACGLPVVAGPAEAAALGNVLVQARAHGLVGDRAAMRGLVARTQPLRRYEPSGDGAAWDAAARRVAGRTRP; this is translated from the coding sequence ATGGTCGGCAGCGTCACACCCGACGACCTGGACCTCGCCGAGGTCCTGCGGTTCGCCAACCGGCCGGCCCGGCTGCCCGAGGGGCTGCGCTGGGACGTCCTCGCCCTGTACGCGGGCGTCCTGGACGGGCTGCGCGCCGCCGGTCCGGTGGCGTCCGTCGGCATCGACGGCTGGGCCGTCGACTACGGCCTGCTCGACGCCGACGGGCACCTCCTCGGCCCCCCGGCGCACTACCGGGACGCCCGTACCGAGGGCGTGGCGGCGCGGGCCCGGCGGACGGTCCCGGCGGAGCGGCTGTACGCCCGGACGGGCGTCCAGGACGCCCCGTTCAACACCCTGCACCAGCTGCTGGCCGCCCGGGACAGCGCCCAGTTCACCGCCGCGCGGCGCCTGCTGCTGGTGCCCGACCTGATCACGTACTGGCTGACGGGCGAGGCGGGCACGGAGGTGACCAACGCGTCGACGACCCAGCTGCTCGACCCCCGCACGGGCCGTTGGGCGGCCGACGTGGCGGAGGCGTTCGGCATCGACCTCGGCCTGTTCGCGCCGTTCCGGCACCCGGGCGATCCGGCCGGGACGCTCCTGCCGCACGTGCGGGAGCACCTCGGCCGGGCGGACCCCGTACCGGTCACGACCGTGGCGTCGCACGACACCGCCTCCGCCGTGGTCGCCGTACCGGCCCGCGACGGCGAACGCTTCGCCTACATCTGCACGGGCACCTGGTCGCTGGTCGGGCTGGAACTCGACGCGCCGGTCCTGACGGCGGCGAGCAGGGCCGCGAACTTCACCAACGAACTCGGGCTCGACGGCACCGTCCGCTACCTGCGCAACATCACGGGCCTGTGGCTGCTCCAGGAATGCATGCGTGCCTGGGCCGAGGACGACGTCGGGGCCCTCCTGCGGGAGGCGGCCGCGGTGCCGGGCCTGCGGTCGGTGGTGGACGCGTCGGACCCCGCGTTCCTCCCGCCGGGCCGGATGCCGGAGCGGATCGCCGACGCGTGCCGGTCCACGGGCCAGCCGGTCCCCTCGACGCGCGGGGAGACGACCCGCTGCGTCCTCGACTCGCTCGCGCTGGCACACCGCCGGGCGGTCGAGGAGGCGCAGCGGCTCGCCGACCACCCGGTCGACGTGGTGTACGTGGTCGGCGGCGCCGCCCGCAACGCCCTGCTGTGCCGGCTCACGGCCGACGCGTGCGGACTGCCCGTCGTCGCGGGCCCGGCCGAAGCGGCCGCGCTCGGCAACGTCCTCGTCCAGGCGCGCGCGCACGGCCTCGTCGGCGACCGGGCCGCCATGCGCGGGCTCGTCGCCCGCACGCAGCCGCTGCGCCGGTACGAGCCCTCGGGTGACGGGGCCGCGTGGGACGCGGCGGCCCGACGGGTCGCCGGGCGGACCCGGCCGTGA
- a CDS encoding (Fe-S)-binding protein — MRVALFLTCVNDALHPGTGRAVVRLLARLGVDVDFPSAQTCCGQPQYNTGYRRQAEPLARRFAEVFGGYDAVVTPSGSCGAMVRELYPRMGERARAEGRGDGLALAVAPVVPKTYELTEFLVDVLGVTDVGAYYPHTVTYHPTCHGLRGLGLGDRPYRLLRAVRGLRLVELPGAEECCGFGGTFAVKNADVSAAMGADKVRHAASTGADALCAADNSCLLHLGGMIRRMGAGVRPVHIAEILASTAEEARA, encoded by the coding sequence ATGCGTGTCGCCCTCTTCCTCACCTGTGTCAACGACGCGCTCCATCCGGGCACGGGCCGTGCCGTGGTGAGACTCCTGGCCCGCCTGGGCGTCGACGTGGACTTCCCCTCGGCGCAGACGTGTTGCGGGCAGCCGCAGTACAACACCGGGTACCGGCGCCAGGCGGAGCCGCTCGCCCGCCGGTTCGCCGAGGTGTTCGGCGGCTACGACGCGGTGGTCACCCCGTCCGGCTCCTGCGGGGCCATGGTGCGCGAGCTGTACCCGCGCATGGGCGAGCGGGCACGGGCGGAGGGCCGCGGGGACGGGCTCGCCCTCGCCGTCGCGCCCGTCGTCCCGAAGACGTACGAACTGACGGAGTTCCTCGTGGACGTCCTGGGCGTCACGGACGTGGGCGCGTACTACCCGCACACCGTGACCTACCACCCGACGTGCCACGGGTTGCGCGGTCTCGGCCTCGGGGACCGGCCGTACCGGCTGCTCCGGGCCGTGCGGGGGCTGCGGCTCGTGGAACTGCCCGGTGCCGAGGAGTGCTGCGGCTTCGGCGGCACGTTCGCCGTGAAGAACGCCGACGTCTCCGCGGCGATGGGCGCGGACAAGGTGCGCCACGCCGCCTCCACCGGCGCAGACGCCCTGTGCGCGGCCGACAACTCCTGTCTGCTGCACCTCGGTGGCATGATCCGCCGCATGGGGGCAGGGGTCCGGCCGGTGCACATCGCCGAGATCCTCGCGAGCACCGCAGAGGAGGCCCGCGCATGA
- a CDS encoding lactate utilization protein B, which translates to MSGTYLGMPSFPQAARQAVRDETLRGNLRHATRTIRDKRAAAVAELDDWAELREAGKQIKDRTLRHLDHYLVQLEQAVTAAGGTVHWAADAAAANRIVTDLVRATGETEVVKVKSMVTQEIGLNEALAAAGIRAYETDLAELIVQLGDDRPSHILVPAIHRNRTEIRDIFTRHMADWGRPAPGDLTDAPADLAEAARLHLREKFLRAKVAVSGANFMVAETGTLVVVESEGNGRMCLTLPETLISVVGIEKTVPTWQDLEVFLQLLPRSSTAERMNPYTSTWTGTSDGDGPRAFHLVLLDNGRTDALADTVGRQALRCIRCSACLNVCPVYERAGGHAYGSTYPGPIGAILTPQLRGTTTPLDASLPYASTLCGACYDVCPVAIDIPEVLVHLRERVVEGGETTRRGVRVTLRPAKGHAAERAAMRAARWVFDHPAALRAGQRLAARTRRWHPRRLPGPGRAWTDSRALPDVPAESFRDWWQRTRGGTR; encoded by the coding sequence ATGAGCGGTACGTACCTCGGCATGCCGTCGTTCCCGCAGGCGGCGCGGCAGGCGGTGCGCGACGAGACCCTGCGCGGGAACCTGCGGCACGCCACCCGCACCATTCGCGACAAGCGCGCCGCCGCCGTCGCCGAACTCGACGACTGGGCCGAACTCCGCGAGGCCGGAAAGCAGATCAAGGACCGCACCCTGCGCCACCTCGACCACTACCTGGTCCAGCTGGAGCAGGCCGTCACCGCGGCGGGCGGGACGGTGCACTGGGCGGCCGACGCCGCCGCGGCGAACCGCATCGTCACCGACCTGGTGAGGGCGACCGGCGAGACCGAGGTCGTCAAGGTCAAGTCGATGGTCACGCAGGAGATCGGCCTCAACGAAGCGCTCGCCGCGGCGGGCATCCGCGCCTACGAGACCGACCTCGCCGAACTCATCGTGCAGCTCGGCGACGACCGTCCGTCCCACATCCTCGTCCCCGCCATCCACCGCAACCGCACCGAGATCCGCGACATCTTCACCCGGCACATGGCCGACTGGGGCCGTCCCGCGCCCGGCGACCTCACCGACGCCCCCGCCGACCTCGCCGAAGCCGCCCGCCTCCACCTGCGCGAGAAGTTCCTCCGCGCCAAGGTCGCCGTCTCGGGCGCCAACTTCATGGTCGCCGAGACCGGCACCCTCGTCGTCGTCGAGTCCGAGGGCAACGGCCGCATGTGCCTGACCCTCCCCGAGACCCTCATCTCCGTCGTCGGCATCGAGAAGACCGTCCCCACCTGGCAGGACCTGGAGGTCTTCCTCCAGCTCCTCCCCCGCTCCTCCACCGCCGAGCGCATGAACCCCTACACCAGCACCTGGACCGGCACCAGCGACGGCGACGGCCCCCGCGCCTTCCACCTCGTCCTCCTCGACAACGGCCGCACCGACGCCCTCGCCGACACCGTCGGCCGCCAGGCCCTGCGCTGCATCCGCTGCTCCGCCTGCCTCAACGTCTGCCCCGTCTACGAACGCGCCGGCGGCCACGCCTACGGCTCGACCTACCCGGGCCCCATCGGCGCGATCCTCACCCCCCAACTCCGCGGCACGACCACGCCGCTCGACGCCTCCCTCCCGTACGCCTCCACCCTCTGCGGCGCCTGCTACGACGTCTGCCCCGTCGCCATCGACATCCCCGAGGTCCTGGTGCACCTGCGTGAACGGGTCGTCGAGGGCGGCGAGACGACACGGCGCGGCGTACGGGTCACCCTGCGGCCGGCGAAGGGCCACGCGGCGGAACGGGCCGCGATGCGCGCCGCGCGCTGGGTGTTCGACCACCCGGCGGCCCTGCGCGCCGGGCAGCGTCTGGCCGCCCGCACCCGGCGGTGGCACCCCCGGCGGCTGCCGGGCCCCGGGCGGGCGTGGACGGACAGCCGCGCGCTGCCCGACGTGCCGGCGGAGTCGTTCCGGGACTGGTGGCAGCGGACGCGGGGAGGCACGCGATGA
- a CDS encoding LutC/YkgG family protein, whose protein sequence is MNGDRERVLARVRRALADVPRGERPEDVPVERAYARVHGERGEETVDLLARNLAEYRAVVHRVARDGLPELLAGLLAARGAASVLVPPALPASWLAAVDATRVHDREEATARESDAVDSVVTGCALAVAETGTIVLDGGPDQGRRRITLVPDHHVCVVRVPDQVVSSVSQALARLDPTRPLTWISGPSATSDIELDRVEGVHGPRRLDVVLVTGDRDG, encoded by the coding sequence ATGAACGGCGACAGGGAACGGGTCCTGGCCCGGGTGCGCCGCGCCCTGGCCGACGTGCCGCGCGGCGAGCGGCCGGAGGACGTGCCGGTGGAGCGCGCGTACGCGCGGGTGCACGGCGAGCGGGGCGAGGAGACCGTCGACCTGCTGGCCCGCAACCTCGCCGAGTACCGGGCGGTCGTGCACCGTGTCGCGCGGGACGGCCTGCCGGAGCTGCTGGCGGGGCTCCTCGCGGCCCGGGGCGCGGCGTCGGTGCTGGTGCCGCCGGCGCTGCCGGCCTCCTGGCTGGCGGCGGTGGACGCGACCCGGGTGCACGACCGGGAGGAGGCGACGGCACGGGAGTCGGACGCCGTGGACAGCGTGGTCACCGGGTGCGCGCTGGCCGTCGCGGAGACGGGCACGATCGTCCTCGACGGCGGGCCCGACCAGGGCAGGCGGCGCATCACGCTCGTCCCCGACCACCACGTCTGCGTGGTCCGCGTCCCCGACCAGGTCGTCTCCTCCGTGTCGCAGGCCCTCGCCCGCCTCGATCCGACGCGTCCGCTGACCTGGATCTCCGGGCCGTCGGCCACCAGCGACATCGAGCTCGACCGCGTCGAGGGCGTCCACGGCCCGCGCCGTCTGGACGTCGTGCTGGTCACGGGGGACCGGGACGGCTGA
- a CDS encoding 2-hydroxyacid dehydrogenase, giving the protein MVEVVAYGVVPDERPLLEAALADRHRVRCLDFFLDGDTASTAAGYEVVCSSVNDVLDATVLGALREGGTRMVVQRSTGYNNIDVDAARRIGIGVARVSSYSPYSVAEFAWALALAVDRRLVRATGRTREFDFRLTGLMGRDLHGRTVGVLGTGKIGTAFARIAHGFGMRSLGWDVTENPECRELGMEYVERDHLFAESDLVSLHVPLVPQTHHLVDAAALALMKRDAILVNTSRGGLIDARALVETLRDGRLDGVGLDVYEEEAGVFFLDKSLEVMTDDVLARLMTFRNVLITSHQAYFTRDAVGQIVDTTARNIDDYLAGRTGDDVLVPPGPSGRR; this is encoded by the coding sequence ATGGTCGAGGTCGTCGCGTACGGGGTGGTGCCCGACGAGCGTCCACTGCTGGAGGCGGCGCTCGCCGACCGGCACCGGGTACGGTGCCTCGACTTCTTCCTCGACGGGGACACCGCGTCGACGGCCGCCGGGTACGAGGTCGTCTGCAGCAGTGTGAACGACGTCCTGGACGCGACCGTCCTCGGGGCCCTCCGCGAGGGGGGCACGCGGATGGTCGTCCAGCGCTCCACCGGATACAACAACATCGACGTCGACGCGGCCCGCAGGATCGGCATCGGTGTGGCCCGGGTGTCGTCCTACTCGCCGTACTCGGTGGCCGAGTTCGCCTGGGCGCTGGCCCTCGCGGTGGACCGCCGGCTGGTCCGGGCGACCGGGCGGACCCGGGAGTTCGACTTTCGCCTGACCGGTCTGATGGGCCGGGACCTGCACGGCCGGACCGTCGGCGTCCTCGGCACCGGCAAGATCGGCACGGCGTTCGCACGGATCGCCCACGGCTTCGGCATGCGGTCGCTCGGCTGGGACGTGACGGAGAACCCCGAGTGTCGGGAGCTGGGCATGGAGTACGTGGAGCGAGACCACCTCTTCGCGGAGTCCGACCTGGTCAGCCTGCACGTACCGCTCGTCCCGCAGACCCACCACCTCGTGGACGCCGCCGCCCTCGCGCTCATGAAGCGGGACGCCATCCTGGTCAACACCAGCCGCGGCGGCCTCATCGACGCCCGCGCCCTGGTGGAGACCCTGCGCGACGGACGCCTCGACGGCGTCGGGCTGGACGTCTACGAGGAGGAGGCGGGGGTCTTCTTCCTCGACAAGTCGCTGGAGGTGATGACCGACGACGTTCTCGCCCGCCTGATGACCTTCCGGAACGTGCTGATCACCTCCCACCAGGCGTACTTCACCCGGGACGCCGTCGGGCAGATCGTCGACACCACCGCCCGCAACATCGACGACTACCTCGCCGGGCGCACCGGCGACGACGTCCTGGTACCGCCGGGACCCTCCGGCCGCCGGTGA
- a CDS encoding potassium channel family protein, producing the protein MALPPRRDQGGHPTGHMVVCGDDGLARRLASELWDVYREPVVLVVPGGGAEVRLEGQPCVLSHAAGPMGRTGPATRRSVGTAADDANGGHVPPIREVPADSPTDAALLHAGVDRAAALALLYEDDETNLRAALAARRLSPGLRLVVRMYNRKLGQHMEELLDQAALLAEPGMDRAALAASTTVLSDADTAAPALAATAVAGTSKVVQADGLLLCAAERTPPGQGEVPDPGLCTLALLSSTTSDPAGAEGSDASGSQGPLLLPDDRAVRAAAGRGTVVLETVRHAAPVRPPRRLSRSGARFGELFSARLRWALAGIVASVLALTVTTTVLTDADPVHAAYLTLLDLFSINDPAVDEPVTRQVLQLLAGLVGLALLPLLVAGALEALGTFRATGALRRPPRGLSGHVVLLGLGKVGARVLTRLRELDIPVVCVEEDPDARGLPLARRLGVPVVLGDVTEEGVLEAAKVHRAHALLALTSSDTTNLEATLSARTLRTDLRVALRLYDDDFATAVHRTLRAAHPDALTRSRSVTHLAAPAFAGAMMGRQVLGAIPVERKVLVFAALLVAGQPRLEGRTVAEAFRPGAWRIVALDTAAPAARRPDLASAHRDGERPQLLWDLHPGYVLRPEDRVVVAATRGGLADLLGRGTAPRGTPTGPRRRPAPPRQGDAPVAPTGAGA; encoded by the coding sequence ATGGCGCTGCCGCCGCGACGGGACCAGGGCGGACACCCGACCGGTCACATGGTCGTCTGCGGGGACGACGGGCTCGCCCGGCGTCTGGCCAGCGAACTGTGGGACGTCTACCGCGAACCGGTCGTCCTGGTCGTCCCCGGCGGTGGCGCCGAAGTCCGCCTGGAGGGGCAGCCCTGCGTCCTGTCGCACGCGGCCGGTCCGATGGGCCGGACCGGCCCGGCGACCAGGAGGTCCGTCGGCACCGCCGCCGACGACGCGAACGGCGGGCACGTCCCGCCGATCCGGGAGGTGCCGGCCGACTCCCCCACGGACGCGGCCCTCCTGCACGCCGGGGTCGACCGTGCCGCGGCCCTGGCCCTCTTGTACGAGGACGACGAGACCAACCTGCGCGCGGCGCTCGCCGCCCGCCGCCTCAGCCCGGGCCTCCGGTTGGTGGTCCGCATGTACAACCGCAAGCTCGGGCAGCATATGGAGGAACTCCTCGACCAGGCGGCCCTCCTGGCCGAGCCCGGCATGGACCGGGCGGCCCTGGCGGCCTCCACGACGGTGCTCTCCGACGCGGACACCGCCGCTCCCGCGCTCGCCGCCACCGCCGTCGCCGGGACGAGCAAGGTCGTCCAGGCCGACGGCCTCCTCCTGTGCGCGGCGGAACGGACCCCTCCCGGGCAGGGCGAGGTGCCGGACCCCGGCCTGTGCACGCTGGCTCTGCTGTCGTCGACGACGTCCGACCCCGCCGGCGCCGAGGGGTCCGACGCGAGCGGCTCCCAGGGACCGCTGCTGCTGCCCGACGACCGGGCCGTGCGGGCCGCCGCCGGGCGCGGCACCGTCGTCCTGGAGACCGTCCGCCACGCCGCCCCCGTCCGTCCGCCACGCCGCCTCTCCCGGAGTGGCGCCCGGTTCGGCGAGCTGTTCTCGGCCCGGCTGCGATGGGCGCTCGCGGGCATCGTCGCCTCGGTGCTCGCCCTGACGGTCACCACCACCGTGCTCACCGACGCCGACCCCGTGCACGCCGCCTACCTCACTCTGCTCGACCTGTTCTCGATCAATGACCCCGCCGTCGACGAGCCGGTCACCCGTCAGGTCCTCCAGCTGCTGGCCGGGCTCGTCGGCCTCGCCCTGCTCCCCCTCCTCGTCGCCGGCGCCCTCGAAGCGCTCGGCACGTTCCGCGCCACGGGCGCGCTGCGCCGGCCGCCGCGCGGCCTGTCCGGCCACGTCGTGCTCCTCGGCCTGGGCAAGGTCGGCGCCCGCGTCCTCACCCGCCTCCGGGAACTCGACATCCCCGTCGTCTGCGTCGAGGAGGACCCCGACGCCCGCGGTCTGCCGCTCGCCCGCCGCCTCGGCGTACCGGTCGTGCTCGGCGACGTCACCGAGGAAGGCGTCCTGGAGGCCGCCAAGGTCCACCGCGCGCACGCGCTGCTCGCGCTCACCAGCTCGGACACGACGAACCTCGAAGCCACCCTCTCCGCACGCACCCTCAGGACCGACCTGCGGGTGGCGCTCCGCCTGTACGACGACGACTTCGCCACCGCCGTGCACCGCACCCTGCGCGCCGCGCACCCCGACGCGCTCACCCGCAGCCGCAGCGTCACCCACCTCGCCGCGCCCGCGTTCGCCGGCGCCATGATGGGCCGCCAGGTCCTGGGCGCGATCCCCGTCGAACGGAAGGTCCTCGTCTTCGCCGCCCTGCTCGTGGCCGGGCAGCCCCGGCTCGAAGGCCGCACGGTCGCCGAGGCGTTCCGGCCGGGTGCCTGGCGGATCGTCGCCCTCGACACGGCCGCCCCCGCCGCCCGCCGCCCCGACCTCGCCTCGGCGCACCGCGACGGTGAGCGCCCCCAGCTGCTGTGGGACCTCCACCCGGGCTACGTGTTGCGCCCCGAGGACCGGGTCGTCGTCGCCGCGACGCGGGGCGGCCTCGCCGATCTCCTCGGCCGGGGCACCGCGCCGCGCGGGACGCCCACCGGTCCGCGGCGACGGCCGGCGCCACCCCGGCAGGGGGACGCGCCGGTGGCCCCGACCGGGGCCGGGGCATGA
- a CDS encoding cation:proton antiporter, giving the protein MVLVAVFGAALLVAVLLSGLAARTVLSTSFLFLVGGALVSDGFLGLIHITPDSGIVAVTADLALFAVLFTDGMHVSFPKLRSGWKSPARALGLGMPLAFLGMALVTHYLVGLDWTTSFLVGAVLAPTDPVFASAIVGRKEVPPKLRQLLNVESGINDGLALPVVLVLIAAAGPSNGDAETSFGMIALELGLGLAFGVLLPLLVNGLVRFRLLGAEPKLQPMLPLATGILLYALCHLTHANPYLAAFSAGAVIVAVSPEAKAAFEPLGEALAELAKFAALLVFGALLTPHLFGNLSVGGYVAVVLAIVLIRPASLLLSLIGTAFDRRERLVAAWFGPKGFASVVYGLLVLQAGIPQGEEAYTLIAVCIAFSIVAHSSTDVPIARLFEVDDLAGIPGGEDDAPAERTGTDHDADAATRWR; this is encoded by the coding sequence ATGGTGCTCGTAGCCGTCTTCGGCGCCGCTCTGCTCGTCGCGGTGCTGCTCTCCGGGCTCGCGGCCCGGACGGTGCTGTCCACGTCCTTCCTCTTCCTCGTCGGCGGCGCGCTCGTCAGCGACGGGTTCCTCGGACTGATCCACATCACGCCGGACAGTGGCATCGTCGCGGTCACCGCTGACCTCGCCCTGTTCGCGGTGCTGTTCACCGACGGCATGCACGTGTCGTTCCCCAAGCTGCGGTCCGGCTGGAAGAGCCCGGCCCGGGCCCTGGGACTCGGGATGCCGCTGGCCTTCCTCGGCATGGCGCTGGTGACCCACTACCTGGTCGGCCTGGACTGGACGACGTCCTTCCTCGTCGGCGCCGTCCTGGCACCGACGGACCCGGTGTTCGCCTCCGCGATCGTGGGTCGCAAGGAGGTGCCCCCGAAGCTGCGGCAGCTGCTGAACGTGGAGAGCGGCATCAACGACGGACTGGCGCTCCCGGTCGTCCTGGTCCTCATCGCCGCGGCCGGCCCGAGCAACGGCGACGCCGAGACGTCCTTCGGGATGATCGCCCTGGAGCTCGGACTGGGGCTGGCTTTCGGCGTGCTGCTGCCGCTGCTGGTCAACGGGCTCGTACGGTTCCGCCTGCTCGGCGCGGAGCCGAAGCTGCAGCCGATGCTTCCGCTGGCCACCGGGATCCTCCTGTACGCCCTGTGCCACCTGACCCACGCCAACCCGTACCTGGCGGCGTTCTCCGCGGGCGCCGTGATCGTCGCCGTGTCGCCCGAGGCGAAGGCGGCGTTCGAGCCCCTCGGCGAGGCACTGGCGGAGCTGGCGAAGTTCGCCGCCCTGCTGGTCTTCGGTGCGTTGCTGACGCCACACCTCTTCGGGAACCTCTCCGTGGGCGGGTACGTCGCGGTGGTCCTGGCGATCGTGCTCATCCGCCCGGCGTCGCTCCTGCTGTCGCTCATCGGTACGGCGTTCGACCGCCGCGAGCGGCTCGTGGCCGCCTGGTTCGGGCCCAAGGGCTTCGCGTCCGTCGTGTACGGGCTGCTGGTGCTCCAGGCGGGCATCCCGCAGGGCGAGGAGGCGTACACCCTGATCGCGGTCTGCATCGCCTTCTCGATCGTCGCCCACAGCAGCACCGATGTCCCCATCGCGCGGCTCTTCGAGGTCGACGACCTCGCCGGCATTCCGGGTGGTGAGGACGACGCGCCGGCCGAGCGGACGGGGACCGACCACGACGCCGACGCCGCCACCCGGTGGCGCTGA